Proteins co-encoded in one Terriglobia bacterium genomic window:
- a CDS encoding putative Ig domain-containing protein, translating to MNDPRSSIKSNTSHVKVVSPLSITSTALANAVLGAGYSTSLTATGGKHPYTWGAGTALPPGLTLSSSGALSGTPTQAGSYSFVATLRDNSNPSLTTSATVSLNVVSGASTLSATSQTLPGATTGTPYSAALTLSGGQSPYTWSASTSMPAGLTLSSAGVVSGTPTAAGTFGFNAVVKDSSSPAQSSSAAYKLTVTTAAAPLIVATSSLPSGTSGTSYSTTLSASGGMSPYTWSATTALPAGLTLNSNGVLSGTPSTSGTFSLGFKVTDTASPAQTANATLSLNIASAPSAPLSISTTSVPNATSGQGYNVTLMATGGSTPYTWSQTGLPAGLSMSSGGVISGTPTSSGTFSFTAKVTDTSSTTQTSSKALSITVAAAAPTNPLSITTSALPGGTVGSNYSATVQATGGTGAYTWNVTSGALPSGVTLSATTGQLSGTPGTAAQYNFTLQVTDSASPANTSSKSYSVTIANSSASSGTSNGIWMTAGVAPALAGEIRHFIAHSDAYGVKWSASGDGGCGVFAQTPTPPTTTEAYFNTTGCPVGTVTITATSISNTTKYASYPIEIVSSLPYPVGNPLNGSRLYQSSILYSALNSWANASTTNYGWWVIDHVDAGANNQQLAPVVKALAPDFDYGAYMLWETQITEFSTSHPDTFVASMINYCNNTLHTDPENAFYHYYSDTTIKLPNLGVPECSGQNLTIPGWGGGSASQRSQSRAQLCVYDSRRYVMNHSDSSCYQPFVKYRYDALNSTGLYRGVWVDEADTTPTSYYDVLVGKNPCPTSGCTKFQPPIAGTGAIAELGNQTYSQLQGSVSYINGLNSLASSMHNANNSDFMSFGNAAQTLTLGTEKWMKSIKGVYFENGYMNPGHVGDYAGVYWNYIDKMIDDGIFVATSQNREGVPTTNNFTVGNYRSGVERMNMWYLGGYWILSRNGLLAIEPANTFVGDNSGGDFTKRYWDAIGYDIGRPIASRDTVDCGTSDKRCLANTGTDSNGKGYRLWRRDYSKGIVLIAVPANGYDFLYDGTAYVSVGKNCGGSGDGTCHILYQDGTKGPAVDGVNIHNAEALVLVP from the coding sequence GTGAACGATCCGAGAAGCAGCATTAAGTCCAACACGAGTCATGTGAAGGTTGTCTCTCCTTTGTCGATTACGAGCACGGCGCTCGCCAACGCGGTCTTGGGGGCTGGATATAGCACCTCGTTGACTGCCACGGGTGGCAAACACCCCTACACGTGGGGTGCGGGAACAGCTCTTCCGCCGGGATTGACTCTATCGTCATCCGGGGCACTGAGTGGTACACCTACACAGGCCGGCAGTTACAGTTTTGTCGCGACGCTACGGGACAACAGCAATCCCAGTCTTACAACTTCCGCAACGGTTTCCCTCAATGTCGTTTCTGGCGCTTCGACACTCTCGGCAACTTCGCAGACTTTGCCTGGAGCGACAACTGGAACCCCGTATAGCGCGGCTTTGACACTATCCGGCGGACAATCGCCTTACACTTGGTCCGCCAGTACTTCGATGCCTGCGGGGCTGACATTAAGTTCAGCAGGCGTGGTAAGCGGCACACCAACAGCGGCCGGCACCTTCGGTTTCAATGCAGTTGTAAAGGACTCTTCCTCGCCGGCTCAAAGCAGCTCAGCCGCGTACAAACTCACGGTAACGACTGCGGCCGCGCCTCTCATAGTTGCAACGTCATCTCTGCCGAGCGGAACGAGCGGAACAAGTTATTCGACGACACTAAGCGCGAGCGGCGGTATGAGTCCGTACACGTGGTCAGCAACCACCGCGCTACCGGCAGGTTTGACACTAAACTCGAACGGCGTTCTGTCTGGGACCCCGAGCACATCCGGCACATTCAGCCTTGGGTTCAAGGTCACGGATACGGCATCACCAGCGCAGACGGCCAACGCTACGCTCTCGCTGAATATAGCCTCCGCCCCCTCTGCACCACTCTCAATCTCGACCACCTCGGTGCCGAACGCGACGAGCGGACAGGGGTACAACGTCACGTTGATGGCGACAGGCGGCAGCACTCCTTATACGTGGTCGCAAACCGGCTTGCCGGCAGGACTCTCTATGAGTTCCGGTGGCGTTATTTCCGGTACCCCCACCTCATCCGGAACCTTCAGCTTTACCGCAAAGGTGACTGACACCTCGAGCACGACACAGACGTCGAGCAAGGCTCTGTCTATTACTGTGGCAGCGGCTGCGCCCACGAACCCCTTAAGCATCACCACGTCGGCGTTGCCAGGCGGCACCGTCGGTTCGAACTACTCTGCAACGGTACAAGCCACGGGCGGAACCGGAGCCTATACCTGGAACGTTACGTCCGGCGCACTGCCCTCTGGCGTGACCCTGAGCGCGACAACCGGCCAACTCAGCGGAACCCCCGGCACCGCAGCCCAATATAACTTCACCCTGCAGGTAACCGACTCGGCCTCACCGGCAAATACCAGCAGCAAGAGTTATAGCGTTACGATCGCAAATAGTTCAGCCAGTTCTGGAACTAGCAATGGCATCTGGATGACGGCTGGTGTAGCACCGGCTCTGGCGGGTGAGATCCGCCACTTCATTGCTCACTCGGATGCCTACGGTGTCAAGTGGTCCGCCAGTGGAGATGGAGGCTGCGGAGTCTTCGCCCAAACGCCCACGCCTCCGACCACGACTGAGGCTTACTTCAATACCACAGGGTGCCCTGTCGGCACCGTAACTATCACAGCAACGTCGATTTCAAATACGACTAAATACGCAAGCTATCCCATCGAAATCGTTTCTAGTCTGCCCTACCCAGTTGGTAATCCGCTGAACGGCTCGCGGCTCTATCAGTCCAGCATTCTGTATAGTGCCCTCAACAGTTGGGCGAATGCCTCGACCACGAATTATGGATGGTGGGTGATCGATCACGTCGACGCGGGTGCAAACAACCAACAACTAGCCCCAGTCGTGAAAGCGCTCGCTCCTGACTTCGACTACGGCGCCTACATGCTTTGGGAAACTCAGATAACTGAGTTCTCGACGAGCCATCCGGACACTTTTGTTGCGTCGATGATCAACTACTGCAACAACACACTCCACACAGACCCTGAGAATGCCTTCTATCACTACTATTCGGACACCACCATTAAGCTCCCCAACCTTGGTGTACCAGAGTGCAGTGGTCAAAACCTCACGATTCCAGGTTGGGGCGGGGGAAGTGCTTCTCAGCGCAGCCAGTCAAGAGCGCAGCTATGCGTCTATGACTCTAGACGCTACGTGATGAATCATTCAGACAGCAGCTGCTACCAACCGTTCGTGAAATACAGGTATGACGCACTGAATTCGACCGGGCTGTACCGCGGAGTTTGGGTGGACGAAGCAGACACAACGCCGACAAGTTATTACGATGTACTTGTCGGAAAAAACCCATGTCCGACCTCGGGCTGCACTAAGTTCCAGCCGCCAATTGCGGGAACAGGCGCCATTGCGGAATTGGGCAATCAAACCTACTCGCAGTTACAGGGCTCAGTCAGCTACATCAACGGGCTTAACTCGCTGGCAAGCAGTATGCACAATGCCAATAACAGCGATTTCATGTCGTTTGGCAATGCCGCGCAAACATTGACCCTGGGAACTGAGAAGTGGATGAAATCGATCAAGGGTGTGTACTTCGAAAATGGGTACATGAATCCTGGCCATGTGGGCGATTACGCAGGTGTCTATTGGAACTACATCGACAAAATGATCGATGATGGTATCTTCGTCGCGACTTCACAGAATCGTGAGGGGGTTCCGACAACCAACAACTTCACGGTTGGCAACTATCGATCTGGCGTAGAACGAATGAACATGTGGTACCTGGGAGGGTACTGGATACTTTCCCGTAACGGTCTGCTAGCAATTGAACCGGCCAACACATTCGTTGGCGATAACTCCGGCGGCGACTTTACAAAACGGTACTGGGACGCAATCGGCTATGATATTGGCCGACCTATTGCTTCCCGAGACACAGTCGACTGTGGCACCTCCGATAAAAGATGTCTTGCGAACACGGGGACGGATAGCAATGGGAAGGGCTATCGTCTCTGGCGTCGAGACTACTCCAAAGGTATCGTTCTCATCGCTGTTCCGGCAAACGGATACGATTTCCTCTATGATGGAACAGCATACGTCAGCGTCGGCAAGAACTGCGGTGGGTCGGGAGATGGAACCTGCCACATCCTGTATCAAGACGGGACTAAGGGACCTGCGGTGGATGGCGTTAACATTCACAATGCAGAGGCACTTGTACTGGTCCCGTAA
- a CDS encoding response regulator transcription factor: MLQELNRLLQQSLFLVAVRKLSDLEAGSNPGIPAADVYVIDAESVTGGTEQLVNQVLLANLDAKFLVLAGEWTEKTAFPMLGIGVKGLITHDLINQQLGLALEKVAAGGYWVPRTLLASFVDSVITRSRRKELGRLNQVEVSRREKDIVDCLLSNMSNKEIASKLNISERTVKFHVSNLLSKFKVQRRADLILLWYQQGSQAPGSVAASAASRRIQ, translated from the coding sequence GTGCTGCAGGAACTGAATCGGCTCTTGCAACAGTCGCTTTTCTTAGTTGCTGTGAGAAAACTTTCAGACTTAGAGGCTGGAAGCAATCCGGGTATCCCTGCTGCGGATGTGTATGTGATTGACGCGGAGAGTGTAACGGGTGGTACCGAGCAGCTCGTAAACCAGGTGCTACTGGCGAATTTGGATGCCAAGTTTCTGGTTTTGGCAGGCGAATGGACGGAGAAAACCGCGTTTCCCATGCTCGGCATCGGCGTGAAGGGCCTGATCACACATGACCTCATCAACCAGCAGCTCGGGCTTGCCCTCGAGAAGGTCGCTGCCGGCGGTTACTGGGTTCCAAGAACGCTGCTCGCAAGCTTCGTCGATTCTGTGATCACTCGCTCCCGGCGCAAGGAACTGGGACGACTGAATCAAGTGGAAGTCAGCCGGCGAGAGAAGGACATTGTTGATTGCCTATTGTCGAATATGTCCAACAAAGAGATTGCGAGCAAACTGAATATTTCCGAGCGGACCGTAAAATTCCACGTCTCTAACTTGTTGAGCAAGTTTAAAGTCCAGCGCAGAGCGGACCTGATCTTGCTCTGGTACCAACAAGGCTCACAAGCACCTGGTTCGGTAGCTGCATCAGCCGCAAGCCGTCGCATTCAGTGA